The Phoenix dactylifera cultivar Barhee BC4 chromosome 9, palm_55x_up_171113_PBpolish2nd_filt_p, whole genome shotgun sequence genome window below encodes:
- the LOC120111919 gene encoding uncharacterized protein LOC120111919, with product MPLFISKMAGSGLFTARHHHLPIPPPSLSSSSALSNPLSFPSPRRSIHVARARKGLSSRTRRLENRRKKGAATTTTMEEEAAAELEGVAAGEGASSAAAFLEVGGGGAEGLATPSLPMPELPGEEPDFWEGPQWNAFGFFIQYQWAFGIVFALIACGISVATYNEGATDFRQTPVYKESIQSQELLEEPEASNSDVFEGNPTEVAPSLD from the exons ATGCCTCTCTTCATCTCTAAAATGGCCGGGAGCGGTCTGTTCACCGCCCGGCACCATCACCTTCCCATCCCCccgccctccctctcttcctcctccgccCTTTCGAACCCCCTCTCCTTCCCTTCTCCTCGAAGAAGTATTCACGTCGCGCGGGCGAGGAAGGGCCTCTCGTCCCGCACCCGCCGGCTCGAGAATCGACGCAAAAAAGGCGCtgcaaccaccaccaccatggaggaggaggcggcggcggagttGGAGGGGGTGGCCGCTGGAGAGGGGGCTTCTTCTGCTGCTGCTTTTCTGGAGGTCGGCGGAGGAGGGGCTGAGGGGCTTGCCACGCCGTCGCTGCCCATGCCGGAGCTGCCGGGGGAGGAGCCGGACTTCTGGGAGGGGCCGCAGTGGAACGCCTTCGGCTTCTTCATCCAATACCAGTGGGCCTTTGGCATCGTTTTTGCG CTGATTGCTTGCGGGATTTCTGTTGCTACATACAATGAGGGGGCAACAGATTTCAGGCAAACCCCTGTTTATAAGGAGTCAATTCAGTCGCAAGAGCTCTTAGAGGAGCCAGAggcatcaaactctgatgtgTTTGAGGGAAATCCAACTGAGGTGGCCCCAAGTTTGGACTAG